A single genomic interval of Osmia lignaria lignaria isolate PbOS001 chromosome 9, iyOsmLign1, whole genome shotgun sequence harbors:
- the LRR gene encoding capping protein regulator and myosin 1 linker 1 leucine rich repeat protein isoform X2 — MSTRSQLTKDLNESVKALLGKHVKILLKNVVKLETKQDKQENRVLVFSPCRLFLLTAKVPTRIDCHFHYLEITSVESKRANQLSLSVGERYYNFTTTGAGADTTEVDAMIEALHTAIRNIFPTVPLNYIIRKIEVIPASRLQSIRGSELARSTEATRHTGPCGGFSTQYACMCDLHGVPYREEVAWDVDTIYLSHDTRELNLRDFDHLDQKDLVPIISALEYNTWFTKLRASHLKLSHEPLERLLHVMRRSLSIQELYLDNLGIKWDFAHKLSLALISNANTILQTIDLSHNTIEDKGASSLCGIIAKLMQGGAHLSGPIGKLPKGLQKLNLAHCGLTGKGISQIAHALSLNRSMPTSLQYLNLSENSLKDDINNLCNFLAQPNSLTHLDLSGTDTTLECLFGALLRGCATNLVHLNVARNSFSSKKTKEIPPSFKQFFTATLSLKYLNISSCKLPLEALKHLLLGLACNESTVGLELDMSGNNLGSMGAHVLESCIHGVRCIASLDISDSNMDVDLAQVITAIGKNKSIKQLYMGRNTVSMKSKHIAVVMDALVQMLQEDDCVLQALHLPDSRLKSDLYNLINALGSNTCLHTLDISGNQIGDPGARLLAKALQINNHLRTIIYDKNNITLQGYADIVHALEKNCSVRHMPFPIYDLQPCMKTSAEKTEQLAKKIQDLLQRNVTPCKYSHGQAFRLQQGFLLSSTQQMVDRLVVQTQDTIKAIAAESCDANNDINYATGLIQDADNSKQLLPRLHEVLQRRDESNPIESKLHEMANELHKIVTLYLKDSLDAMIKCASEQCPTIISQTVIRGDESESIAIEDDLRMSCKEKNQISSEFIHATITEQAGADIVNRVNELNLAVAAHVSDRITDEVIESLSRSYKNLIGDCDNRTRSSTPDVLRPSAGSMSSGSVIGVTSTVTSTALPVGRTSIASEEDCQQEPYSLVNSIGQCSNDQSPMATPHLSNKRKSLHGRKLRPKSVVDSVEGLSADDIPDLLPSLPKSQAEAISETEHSLTESLDSVSELPNTVGQQLQHLVKSRPRRTKTRAPTRPMLRSDQPIDGLALGEGLDVFFRPTTPTTPLISPTSDDSSLHTFPTDGSPNLSLTSHKSTPPDLDKKPGCNSPMLKTLLEPTPRSRSSDNLEKFSPLVGRRSQGDSPLTASPLARRNTTDNAQNHERIASKSESNKDTCSNICNNSISNSADVSKRSTLPIIGSGTSSRNSRDSDENSKLTSGNSSDKDVTSLPRDHENRRSLPKKSTMDIDKTVNQPLPSLKLRSTGFDLRSPTNGSNTKNNSDSSKSPVLKPLTKGNSSVSDGKNNGAILKTKPAPPATAPKPRPWSMATDRKSGEFNLLSDGSSPNTSAGNTPDSGDALDESTDSGVSGPASLPPTLSASSTASSLSNTSVEKRSVRELAASLNKSKPEKKENEHTAPAAWRSVLQRSIRQPDVKVTEVPKTVEEDHINFKLRRTSFLRDSNFNYNNDVVDV; from the exons ATGTCAACCAGGTCGCAACTTACGAAAGATTTAAATG AATCGGTAAAAGCATTACTTGGCAAGCATGTGAAGATATTACTGAAAAACGTTGTAAAATTGGAAACAAAACAGGATAAACAAGAAAATCGTGTTTTG GTTTTTTCACCATGTCGTCTCTTTCTTTTAACAGCCAAAGTACCCACAAGA ATCGACTGCCATTTTCATTATCTAGAGATAACATCTGTAGAATCCAAAAGAGCAAACCAATTATCTTTAAGCGTCGGAgaaagatattacaattttactACTACAGGAGCAGGTGCAGATACTACTGAAGTAGATGCAATGATTGAGGCCTTACATACTGCAATTCGAAATATCTTTCCCACTGTACCATTAAA TtatattataagaaaaatagagGTAATACCAGCTAGTAGATTACAAAGCATTAGAGGTAGTGAATTAGCTAGGAGTACAGAAGCTACAAGACATACAGGGCCTTGCGGTGGATTTTCAACCCAATATGCATGCATGTGCGATTTACATGGTGTGCCATATAGGGAAGAAGTTGCTTGG GATGTTGATACAATATATCTTTCCCATGATACAAGGGAATTAAATTTGAGGGATTTTGATCATTTAGATCAAAAAGATTTGGTGCCAATCATCTCTGCCTTGGAATATAACACTTGGTTTACAAAATTAAGGGCATCTCATCTTAAGTTAAGTCATGAACCTTTAGAACGATTGTTACACGTTATGCGCAGATCTCTTTCCATTCAAGAACTTTATTTAGATAATCTTGGGATTAAATG GGATTTTGCACATAAATTATCGCTAGCTCTAATTTCTAATGCAAATACAATATTACAAACCATTGATTTATCGCATAATACTATTGAAGATAAAG GAGCCTCTAGCTTGTGTGGGATAATTGCCAAGCTAATGCAAG GAGGTGCACATTTAAGCGGACCTATTGGTAAATTACCTAAAggtttacaaaaattaaatttagcaCATTGTGGATTAACGGGAAAAGGAATAAGTCAAATTGCACATGCACTGAGTTTAAATAGAAGCATGCCAACTAGTTTGCAATATTTAAATCTTTCAGAGAACTCCTTAAAAGATGATATCAAT AATCTGTGCAATTTTTTGGCACAACCTAACAGCCTAACTCATTTAGATCTAAGTGGTACAGATACTACTTTAGAATGT CTGTTTGGTGCTCTACTACGAGGTTGTGCAACTAATCTAGTCCATTTAAATGTTGCTCGTAACTCTTTTTCAAGCAAAAAGACCAAAGAAATACCTCCCAGTTTTAAGCAATTTTTTACAGCCACACTTTCATTGAAGTACTTAAATATATCTTCCTGCAAATTGCCACTAGAAGCATTAAAACACTTACTACTTGGTTTGGCATGCAACGAAAGTACAGTTGGTTTAGAACTCGACATGAGTGGAAATAACTTAGGTTCCATGGGTGCTCATGTGTTAGAGTCATGTATCCATGGAGTACGTTGTATAGCATCGCTGGATATTTCAGACAGTA ATATGGATGTTGATTTAGCACAAGTAATAACCGCTATCGGAAAGAACAAATCTATCAAACAATTATATATGGGTCGGAATACTGTTAGTATGAAGAGCAAACATATTGCCGTTGTAATGGATGCCCTTGTGCAAATGCTTCAAGAAGATGACTGCGTTTTGCAAGCATTGCATTTGCCAGATTCTCGATTAAAATCTGATCTCTACAATCTCATTAATGCTCTTGGTAGTAACACGTGTCTTCATACTTTAGATATTAGTGGAAATCAGATTGGTGATCCTGGTGCAAGATTATTGGCAAAAGCGCTACAAATCAACAATCATTTAAGAACCATTatttatgataaaaataatatcacGCTTCAAGGTTATGCTGATATTGTTCATGCTTTAGAAAA GAATTGTAGCGTCAGACATATGCCTTTTCCAATTTATGACTTGCAACCTTGTATGAAAACTTCTGCTGAAAAAACTGAGCAGCTGGCaaaaaaaatacaagatttATTACAAAGAAATGTTACACCTTGTAAATATAGTCATGGACAAGCGTTTAGATTACAACAGGGATTTTTATTAAGCTCTACGCAACAAATGGTTGATAGACTTGTTGTACAAACTCAGGATACCATTAAAGCCATTGCTGCAGAAAGCTGCGATGCTAACAACGATATTAACTATGCAACTGGACTTATACAAGATGCGGATAATTCGAAACAG CTTCTGCCAAGGTTACATGAGGTTCTTCAACGTCGGGATGAAAGTAATCCGATTGAATCAAAACTACACGAGATGGCAAATGAACTTCATAAGATTGTAACATTATATTTAAag GATTCTTTAGATGCTATGATAAAATGTGCAAGTGAACAATGTCCTACAATAATTTCGCAAACAGTAATTAGAGGAGACGAGAGTGAATCGATCGCAATAGAAGATGATTTGCGTATGAGTTGCAAGGAGAAAAATCAAATTAGTAGTGAATTTATTCATGCTACTATTACAGAACAAGCTGGAGCAGATATAGTCAATAGAGTCAA TGAATTAAACTTAGCCGTTGCTGCACATGTGTCTGATAGAATAACAGATGAAGTAATTGAATCATTATCAAGAAGCTATAAAAATCTG ATCGGAGATTGTGATAATAGAACAAGGAGCAGTACACCCGATGTATTAAGGCCTAGCGCTGGTTCAATGAGCAGTGGAAGTGTGATAGGAGTTACAAGCACCGTTACAAGCACCGCACTACCTGTTGGCAGAACTAGTATTGCATCAGAAGAAGACTGTCAACAAGAGCCTTATTCGCTTGTTAATTCTATTGGTCAATGTTCTAACGACCAGTCTCCAATG GCAACACCACATTTGTCGAATAAACGTAAAAGTTTACATGGAAGAAAGTTGCGACCGAAATCTGTAGTTGATTCTGTCGAAGGACTTTCTGCCGACGATATCCCAGATTTACTCCCATCACTGCCAAAAAGTCAAGCTGAAg CTATTTCAGAAACAGAACATTCTTTGACAGAGTCGTTAGATTCTGTTTCTGAGTTACCTAATACGGTAGGACAACAATTGCAACATTTAGTTAAATCTAGACCCCGTAGAACAAAAACTAGAGCGCCTACAAGACCAATGCTTCGATCTGATCAACCAATAGATGGTCTTGCACTTGGAGAAGGTCTTGACGTGTTCTTTCGACCAACTACACCAACTACACCTCTCATATCTCCTACAAGTGACGATAG cTCTTTACATACATTCCCGACCGACGGTAGTCCAAACTTATCGCTCACAAGTCACAAAAGTACTCCACCTGACCTGGATAAGAAGCCTGGTTGTAATTCTCCAATGTTGAAAACGTTACTTGAACCTACACCACGATCACGATCTAGTgataatttggaaaaattttctcCCCTTGTTGGTAGAAGATCTCAAGGAGATTCGCCATTAACCGCATCTCCCTTAGCACGACGGAACACAACCGACAATGCTCAAAATCATGAAAGAATAGCTTCAAAATCTGAGAGCAATAAAGATACATGCAGTAATATATGTAATAACAGCATTAGCAATTCTGCTGATGTATCTAAACGTAGTACGTTACCAATTATCGGATCTGGTACAAGTTCCCGCAATTCACGAGATTCCGATGAAAATAGTAAATTAACGAGCGGAAATTCTTCGGATAAAGATGTGACATCTCTTCCCAGAGATCACGAGAATAGAAGAAGTTTACCGAAAAAATCAACGATGGATATAGATAAGACTGTAAATCAACCTTTACCTTCTCTTAAATTAAGGTCGACGGGTTTTGATCTTCGTAGTCCAACGAATGGTAGCAATAcaaaaaataattcagattcatCTAAATCTCCGGTATTGAAACCTTTAACCAAAGGAAATAGTTCTGTTAGCGATGGAAAAAATAATGGTGCTATTTTAAAGACTAAACCAGCTCCACCTGCGACAGCGCCAAAACCAAGACCATGGAGTATGGCCACGGATAGAAAATCTG gtgaatttaatttattaagcgACGGTTCTAGTCCAAATACTTCAGCTGGAAATACACCTGATTCTGGAGATGCTCTTGATGAATCAACTGATAGCGGTGTGAGTGGTCCAGCTTCGTTACCGCCAACGCTATCAGCAAGTAGCACTGCTAGTTCTTTAAGCAATACTAGCGTTGAAAAACGATCGGTCAGGGAATTGGCAGCTAGTTTAAACAAGAGTAAAccagaaaaaaaggaaaatg AGCATACCGCACCTGCAGCATGGAGGTCGGTGCTTCAACGTTCTATCAGGCAACCTGATGTCAAG GTAACGGAAGTGCCGAAAACGGTTGAAGAAgatcatataaattttaaacttagACGTACTTCATTTCTACGTGATTCAAATTTCAACTATAATAATGATGTAGTTGACGTTTGA
- the LRR gene encoding capping protein regulator and myosin 1 linker 1 leucine rich repeat protein isoform X3, which produces MSTRSQLTKDLNESVKALLGKHVKILLKNVVKLETKQDKQENRVLVFSPCRLFLLTAKVPTRIDCHFHYLEITSVESKRANQLSLSVGERYYNFTTTGAGADTTEVDAMIEALHTAIRNIFPTVPLNYIIRKIEVIPASRLQSIRGSELARSTEATRHTGPCGGFSTQYACMCDLHGVPYREEVAWDVDTIYLSHDTRELNLRDFDHLDQKDLVPIISALEYNTWFTKLRASHLKLSHEPLERLLHVMRRSLSIQELYLDNLGIKWDFAHKLSLALISNANTILQTIDLSHNTIEDKGGAHLSGPIGKLPKGLQKLNLAHCGLTGKGISQIAHALSLNRSMPTSLQYLNLSENSLKDDINNLCNFLAQPNSLTHLDLSGTDTTLECLFGALLRGCATNLVHLNVARNSFSSKKTKEIPPSFKQFFTATLSLKYLNISSCKLPLEALKHLLLGLACNESTVGLELDMSGNNLGSMGAHVLESCIHGVRCIASLDISDSNMDVDLAQVITAIGKNKSIKQLYMGRNTVSMKSKHIAVVMDALVQMLQEDDCVLQALHLPDSRLKSDLYNLINALGSNTCLHTLDISGNQIGDPGARLLAKALQINNHLRTIIYDKNNITLQGYADIVHALEKNCSVRHMPFPIYDLQPCMKTSAEKTEQLAKKIQDLLQRNVTPCKYSHGQAFRLQQGFLLSSTQQMVDRLVVQTQDTIKAIAAESCDANNDINYATGLIQDADNSKQLLPRLHEVLQRRDESNPIESKLHEMANELHKIVTLYLKDSLDAMIKCASEQCPTIISQTVIRGDESESIAIEDDLRMSCKEKNQISSEFIHATITEQAGADIVNRVNELNLAVAAHVSDRITDEVIESLSRSYKNLIGDCDNRTRSSTPDVLRPSAGSMSSGSVIGVTSTVTSTALPVGRTSIASEEDCQQEPYSLVNSIGQCSNDQSPMKLDYLNLATPHLSNKRKSLHGRKLRPKSVVDSVEGLSADDIPDLLPSLPKSQAEAISETEHSLTESLDSVSELPNTVGQQLQHLVKSRPRRTKTRAPTRPMLRSDQPIDGLALGEGLDVFFRPTTPTTPLISPTSDDSSLHTFPTDGSPNLSLTSHKSTPPDLDKKPGCNSPMLKTLLEPTPRSRSSDNLEKFSPLVGRRSQGDSPLTASPLARRNTTDNAQNHERIASKSESNKDTCSNICNNSISNSADVSKRSTLPIIGSGTSSRNSRDSDENSKLTSGNSSDKDVTSLPRDHENRRSLPKKSTMDIDKTVNQPLPSLKLRSTGFDLRSPTNGSNTKNNSDSSKSPVLKPLTKGNSSVSDGKNNGAILKTKPAPPATAPKPRPWSMATDRKSGEFNLLSDGSSPNTSAGNTPDSGDALDESTDSGVSGPASLPPTLSASSTASSLSNTSVEKRSVRELAASLNKSKPEKKENEHTAPAAWRSVLQRSIRQPDVKVTEVPKTVEEDHINFKLRRTSFLRDSNFNYNNDVVDV; this is translated from the exons ATGTCAACCAGGTCGCAACTTACGAAAGATTTAAATG AATCGGTAAAAGCATTACTTGGCAAGCATGTGAAGATATTACTGAAAAACGTTGTAAAATTGGAAACAAAACAGGATAAACAAGAAAATCGTGTTTTG GTTTTTTCACCATGTCGTCTCTTTCTTTTAACAGCCAAAGTACCCACAAGA ATCGACTGCCATTTTCATTATCTAGAGATAACATCTGTAGAATCCAAAAGAGCAAACCAATTATCTTTAAGCGTCGGAgaaagatattacaattttactACTACAGGAGCAGGTGCAGATACTACTGAAGTAGATGCAATGATTGAGGCCTTACATACTGCAATTCGAAATATCTTTCCCACTGTACCATTAAA TtatattataagaaaaatagagGTAATACCAGCTAGTAGATTACAAAGCATTAGAGGTAGTGAATTAGCTAGGAGTACAGAAGCTACAAGACATACAGGGCCTTGCGGTGGATTTTCAACCCAATATGCATGCATGTGCGATTTACATGGTGTGCCATATAGGGAAGAAGTTGCTTGG GATGTTGATACAATATATCTTTCCCATGATACAAGGGAATTAAATTTGAGGGATTTTGATCATTTAGATCAAAAAGATTTGGTGCCAATCATCTCTGCCTTGGAATATAACACTTGGTTTACAAAATTAAGGGCATCTCATCTTAAGTTAAGTCATGAACCTTTAGAACGATTGTTACACGTTATGCGCAGATCTCTTTCCATTCAAGAACTTTATTTAGATAATCTTGGGATTAAATG GGATTTTGCACATAAATTATCGCTAGCTCTAATTTCTAATGCAAATACAATATTACAAACCATTGATTTATCGCATAATACTATTGAAGATAAAG GAGGTGCACATTTAAGCGGACCTATTGGTAAATTACCTAAAggtttacaaaaattaaatttagcaCATTGTGGATTAACGGGAAAAGGAATAAGTCAAATTGCACATGCACTGAGTTTAAATAGAAGCATGCCAACTAGTTTGCAATATTTAAATCTTTCAGAGAACTCCTTAAAAGATGATATCAAT AATCTGTGCAATTTTTTGGCACAACCTAACAGCCTAACTCATTTAGATCTAAGTGGTACAGATACTACTTTAGAATGT CTGTTTGGTGCTCTACTACGAGGTTGTGCAACTAATCTAGTCCATTTAAATGTTGCTCGTAACTCTTTTTCAAGCAAAAAGACCAAAGAAATACCTCCCAGTTTTAAGCAATTTTTTACAGCCACACTTTCATTGAAGTACTTAAATATATCTTCCTGCAAATTGCCACTAGAAGCATTAAAACACTTACTACTTGGTTTGGCATGCAACGAAAGTACAGTTGGTTTAGAACTCGACATGAGTGGAAATAACTTAGGTTCCATGGGTGCTCATGTGTTAGAGTCATGTATCCATGGAGTACGTTGTATAGCATCGCTGGATATTTCAGACAGTA ATATGGATGTTGATTTAGCACAAGTAATAACCGCTATCGGAAAGAACAAATCTATCAAACAATTATATATGGGTCGGAATACTGTTAGTATGAAGAGCAAACATATTGCCGTTGTAATGGATGCCCTTGTGCAAATGCTTCAAGAAGATGACTGCGTTTTGCAAGCATTGCATTTGCCAGATTCTCGATTAAAATCTGATCTCTACAATCTCATTAATGCTCTTGGTAGTAACACGTGTCTTCATACTTTAGATATTAGTGGAAATCAGATTGGTGATCCTGGTGCAAGATTATTGGCAAAAGCGCTACAAATCAACAATCATTTAAGAACCATTatttatgataaaaataatatcacGCTTCAAGGTTATGCTGATATTGTTCATGCTTTAGAAAA GAATTGTAGCGTCAGACATATGCCTTTTCCAATTTATGACTTGCAACCTTGTATGAAAACTTCTGCTGAAAAAACTGAGCAGCTGGCaaaaaaaatacaagatttATTACAAAGAAATGTTACACCTTGTAAATATAGTCATGGACAAGCGTTTAGATTACAACAGGGATTTTTATTAAGCTCTACGCAACAAATGGTTGATAGACTTGTTGTACAAACTCAGGATACCATTAAAGCCATTGCTGCAGAAAGCTGCGATGCTAACAACGATATTAACTATGCAACTGGACTTATACAAGATGCGGATAATTCGAAACAG CTTCTGCCAAGGTTACATGAGGTTCTTCAACGTCGGGATGAAAGTAATCCGATTGAATCAAAACTACACGAGATGGCAAATGAACTTCATAAGATTGTAACATTATATTTAAag GATTCTTTAGATGCTATGATAAAATGTGCAAGTGAACAATGTCCTACAATAATTTCGCAAACAGTAATTAGAGGAGACGAGAGTGAATCGATCGCAATAGAAGATGATTTGCGTATGAGTTGCAAGGAGAAAAATCAAATTAGTAGTGAATTTATTCATGCTACTATTACAGAACAAGCTGGAGCAGATATAGTCAATAGAGTCAA TGAATTAAACTTAGCCGTTGCTGCACATGTGTCTGATAGAATAACAGATGAAGTAATTGAATCATTATCAAGAAGCTATAAAAATCTG ATCGGAGATTGTGATAATAGAACAAGGAGCAGTACACCCGATGTATTAAGGCCTAGCGCTGGTTCAATGAGCAGTGGAAGTGTGATAGGAGTTACAAGCACCGTTACAAGCACCGCACTACCTGTTGGCAGAACTAGTATTGCATCAGAAGAAGACTGTCAACAAGAGCCTTATTCGCTTGTTAATTCTATTGGTCAATGTTCTAACGACCAGTCTCCAATG AAATTGGATTATTTAAATCTT GCAACACCACATTTGTCGAATAAACGTAAAAGTTTACATGGAAGAAAGTTGCGACCGAAATCTGTAGTTGATTCTGTCGAAGGACTTTCTGCCGACGATATCCCAGATTTACTCCCATCACTGCCAAAAAGTCAAGCTGAAg CTATTTCAGAAACAGAACATTCTTTGACAGAGTCGTTAGATTCTGTTTCTGAGTTACCTAATACGGTAGGACAACAATTGCAACATTTAGTTAAATCTAGACCCCGTAGAACAAAAACTAGAGCGCCTACAAGACCAATGCTTCGATCTGATCAACCAATAGATGGTCTTGCACTTGGAGAAGGTCTTGACGTGTTCTTTCGACCAACTACACCAACTACACCTCTCATATCTCCTACAAGTGACGATAG cTCTTTACATACATTCCCGACCGACGGTAGTCCAAACTTATCGCTCACAAGTCACAAAAGTACTCCACCTGACCTGGATAAGAAGCCTGGTTGTAATTCTCCAATGTTGAAAACGTTACTTGAACCTACACCACGATCACGATCTAGTgataatttggaaaaattttctcCCCTTGTTGGTAGAAGATCTCAAGGAGATTCGCCATTAACCGCATCTCCCTTAGCACGACGGAACACAACCGACAATGCTCAAAATCATGAAAGAATAGCTTCAAAATCTGAGAGCAATAAAGATACATGCAGTAATATATGTAATAACAGCATTAGCAATTCTGCTGATGTATCTAAACGTAGTACGTTACCAATTATCGGATCTGGTACAAGTTCCCGCAATTCACGAGATTCCGATGAAAATAGTAAATTAACGAGCGGAAATTCTTCGGATAAAGATGTGACATCTCTTCCCAGAGATCACGAGAATAGAAGAAGTTTACCGAAAAAATCAACGATGGATATAGATAAGACTGTAAATCAACCTTTACCTTCTCTTAAATTAAGGTCGACGGGTTTTGATCTTCGTAGTCCAACGAATGGTAGCAATAcaaaaaataattcagattcatCTAAATCTCCGGTATTGAAACCTTTAACCAAAGGAAATAGTTCTGTTAGCGATGGAAAAAATAATGGTGCTATTTTAAAGACTAAACCAGCTCCACCTGCGACAGCGCCAAAACCAAGACCATGGAGTATGGCCACGGATAGAAAATCTG gtgaatttaatttattaagcgACGGTTCTAGTCCAAATACTTCAGCTGGAAATACACCTGATTCTGGAGATGCTCTTGATGAATCAACTGATAGCGGTGTGAGTGGTCCAGCTTCGTTACCGCCAACGCTATCAGCAAGTAGCACTGCTAGTTCTTTAAGCAATACTAGCGTTGAAAAACGATCGGTCAGGGAATTGGCAGCTAGTTTAAACAAGAGTAAAccagaaaaaaaggaaaatg AGCATACCGCACCTGCAGCATGGAGGTCGGTGCTTCAACGTTCTATCAGGCAACCTGATGTCAAG GTAACGGAAGTGCCGAAAACGGTTGAAGAAgatcatataaattttaaacttagACGTACTTCATTTCTACGTGATTCAAATTTCAACTATAATAATGATGTAGTTGACGTTTGA